A portion of the Musa acuminata AAA Group cultivar baxijiao chromosome BXJ1-1, Cavendish_Baxijiao_AAA, whole genome shotgun sequence genome contains these proteins:
- the LOC135587675 gene encoding CBS domain-containing protein CBSX6-like encodes MALVFLHRVIGDLTLGKPDLIEFSEVETLEAAARAIAGSSEGAIPVWHNRIPAAGAAPSSEERFVGMLNSLDVVAFLARAGGDRDRAMRTPVSEVVTPNPSLLREVDPCVRLIDALELMKLGVRCLLVRRSVACKGVSKPFSMLYNGKWLRNIETTKATSAATSSSPPSSSSLPRNNFCCLSREDVVRFLIGCLGALAPIPLSSITSLGAVNPHYSYVEALSPALEAIGKIPHGPCAIAVVETTSDGSHKILGDISAYELWKCDYVTTAWAMANLSAGQFAIGTDENGCSSPVDPPDQLIDLPVEVVTVGASPRLTKFSSRSIGFFDNQLKQVQTGRPRSMYKGRSKLLTCKHTSSLAAVMAQMLSYRATHVWVIDSESEDDILVGLVSYTDILDAVTRYASSVVPPTP; translated from the exons ATGGCCCTCGTATTCCTCCACcgcgtcatcggtgacctgacgcTGGGGAAGCCAGATCTCATTGAGTTCTCCGAGGTGGAGACACTCGAGGCCGCCGCCCGGGCCATCGCCGGCTCCTCCGAGGGGGCCATTCCCGTCTGGCACAATCGGATACCCGCGGCGGGGGCAGCGCCGTCCTCGGAGGAGAGGTTTGTCGGTATGCTCAACTCGCTGGACGTGGTGGCCTTCCTCGCGAGGGCCGGCGGGGATCGTGACCGGGCCATGAGGACGCCGGTCTCGGAGGTGGTGACGCCCAATCCGAGCTTGTTGAGAGAGGTGGATCCCTGCGTGAG GTTAATCGATGCGCTCGAGCTGATGAAGCTAGGTGTTCGGTGCCTCCTTGTGCGCAGAAGCGTTGCATGCAAAGGCGTCAGCAAGCCCTTTTCCATGCTCTACAATGGCAAATGGCTCAGGAACATAGAGACCACCAAGGCCACGAGTGCAGCAACCAGCAGCAGTCCAccgtcctcttcttctcttcctcggaACAATTTCTGCTGTCTCTCCCGAGAAGATGTCGTCCGCTTCCTAATCGGCTGCCTTGGTGCTCTTGCTCCCATCCCTCTGTCTTCCATCACCTCTCTTGGGGCCGTTAATCCGCACTATTCTTACGTGGAAGCCCTCTCGCCCGCCCTTGAAGCCATCGGTAAGATCCCTCACGGCCCATGTGCGATTGCAGTCGTTGAGACTACCAGTGATGGCTCGCACAAGATTCTTGGAGACATCTCTGCGTACGAATTATGGAAATGTGACTACGTGACGACTGCATGGGCCATGGCAAATCTATCAGCAGGACAATTTGCTATCGGCACAGATGAAAATGGCTGCTCTTCACCGGTAGACCCGCCTGATCAGCTTATCGATTTGCCAGTGGAGGTTGTCACCGTTGGAGCCTCTCCCAGGCTGACCAAGTTTAGCAGCAGAAGCATCGGGTTCTTCGATAACCAGTTGAAGCAGGTGCAAACCGGGCGGCCGAGGAGCATGTACAAGGGGCGGAGTAAACTTTTGACGTGCAAGCACACGAGTTCATTGGCGGCTGTCATGGCCCAGATGCTGTCCTACAGGGCCACCCATGTATGGGTGATCGATTCGGAATCGGAGGATGACATCTTGGTCGGCCTCGTTTCGTACACTGACATCTTGGATGCAGTCACCAGATACGCCAGCAGTGTGGTTCCTCCGACTCCTTGA
- the LOC135678427 gene encoding uncharacterized protein At3g27210-like — MRRCLGIGSKAKRFFFFPSPAKEKPLCWDNPLGRFGPENPDFGCEEEIFFDSKESLDSECEDDFFSVIGDLTPSRVSTPDHQTNVRLISGLDNTIFVDKYPDSKSEPSPAGRKKLGDILHETIQGERAVDATNAAEEEVGINGKPDVLKTDTDQAPGSLNGTPYCSGATSVCASEMTPSQDRKNRKGKIWKAGHCCLPSLQSFGFDEKRQKLNPGAYNS; from the exons ATGAGACGATGTCTAGGCATCGGTTCCAAGGCCAAGAGGTTCTTCTTCTTCCCGTCGCCCGCCAAGGAGAAGCCCTTGTGTTGGGATAACCCTTTGGGTCGATTTGGCCCTGAGAACCCAGACTTTG GCTGCGAGGAGGAAATATTTTTTGACTCAAAAGAAAGTTTGGATTCTGAATGTGAGGATGATTTCTTTAGTGTCATTGGAG ACTTGACACCGTCACGAGTAAGTACCCCTGACCATCAAACAAATGTAAGGTTGATCTCTGGATTGGATAATACCATCTTTGTGGACAAGTATCCAGACTCTAAATCCGAACCCTCTCCCGCTGGTAGAAAGAAATTAGGTGACATTCTACATGAAACAATTCAAGGTGAACGGGCAGTTGATGCAACAAATGCTGCCGAAGAGGAAGTGGGAATCAATGGAAAACCCGATGTACTCAAAACCGACACAGACCAAGCTCCAGGATCATTAAATGGCACTCCATACTGCTCTGGAGCCACTTCTGTCTGTGCAAGTGAAATGACACCAAGTCAGGATCGCAAGAACAGGAAAGGCAAAATATGGAAGGCTGGTCATTGTTGCTTGCCAAGCTTGCAGAGTTTTGGCTTTGATGAGAAAAGGCAGAAGCTGAATCCTGGAGCCTACAATTCCTGA